The genomic DNA CTCCTGCTTCATTCGAAACTCAGCACCGCTCGCCCAACACCATCGGAGCCCCCCGACCTTGTCCTACACCATCGGTATCGACGCGCGCAAAGTCCTCGACTTCGGCATCGGCACCTACATCCGACACCTCGTCTTCGCCCTCGCGGAGATCGATTCCGAGAACCAATACATCCTGTTCAGCGGTGCCCAGCGGCAGGAGGTTTGGAAAGGGCTGCCGGAGAACTTCCGGGTCGTCACCACCCGTTCTCCGGTCTACTCCGTGCGCGAGCTCTTCAGTCTCTCCTGGAGAATGTTCCGCCTCGACCTGGATCTCTACCACTCCACCCACTACGTGCTGCCGGCCATCAACCCCTGCCGTATCGTGGTCACCATCCACGACATCATCCATCTCCTCTACCCCGAATATCTTCCCAACCGCCTAGCCTTCTTCTACGCCCAGCAGATGATCCGCCGCAGCCTCACCCGCGGCGACCGGATTCTGGCCGTTTCCCAGAACACCCGCACCGACCTGATGGAGTACTTCCGGGTCAGCGGACGCAAGATCCAGGTCGTCTACAACGGGGTCGACGACTCCTTCCGCGAGAAAGTCCCCGACGACGAGCTCGAACGCTCCCTGCGCAACCTGGGGATCCGCCGCCCCTACCTGCTCTTCGTCGGCAACCCCAAGCCCCACAAGAACCTCGACAACGTCATCAAGGCCTACGCCCAGGCGCTCAAGATCCACGACTTCGACGCTCCTCTGGTGTGCGTCGGCGACCGCGGGGACCGCGAGTTCAAAATCCGCCAGCGGGCGGAGCATCTGGGCATCGGGGACCGCATTCAGCTCCTCGGTCACGTCGCCCAGGAAGCGCTGCCGGCGATCTACCAGGGAGCGTCCCTCTTTCTCTACCCGACCCTCTACGAGGGCTTCGGGCTGCCGGTGGTGGAAGCCATGGCCTCCGGACTGGCGGTCATCACCTCCGACAACTCCTCCCTCAAAGAGGTTGCCGAAGGCTATGCCCACCTGGTCAACCCCCTCGACGTTCAGGGCATCGCCGAAGCCATCGCCCACTGCATGGCCGACGACGAGCACCGCGCCGCCCTCGCCAAGCTCGGCCTGCGGCGCTCGAAAGATTTTCGCTGGCGGCGCACCGCGGAGAAAACCCTGGAGGCCTATATGAGCGTGCTCCACGGTGCAGACCGCAGTGGGGAGCGTAGCGGCAAGCGCCGTAGCGGAGACGGCGGCTGATGACCCCGCCTCCACCTCAGGAAGAGCTGTCTCGGAAAGAACCGTCTCAGAAAGTGGGAGCCACCTCTGCCAACGATCCGGCGAACCCCCGGCGAGTCGCCCTGATTCACGACTGGCTCACCGGCATGCGCGGCGGCGAAAAAGTCCTCGAAGCCATGGCGGACCTCTTCCCTGACGCGCCCATCTTCACCCTCTTCCACTTCCCCGGCAGCGTCAGCGAGGCTCTCGAAAGCCACCCCATCCACACCAGCTTTCTCCAGCGCGCTCCGGGGCTGCGGCGCCACTATCGTCGCTTCCTGCCCTTCTTCCCGGCGGCGGTGGAAGATCTCGACCTGGCGGGCTATGACCTGGTTCTCAGCTCCAGCCACTGCGTCGCCAAGGGTGTGGTGGCGCCACCGGGCTCCCAGCACGTCTGCTACTGCCACACCCCCATGCGCTACGCCTGGGACCAGGAGCGCGCCTACTTTCCTCGCCGCCGCGGCCTCACCGCCCGCCTGCGGGGCCAGATCCTCAGCCGTCTACGCAACTGGGACGTCGGCTCCAGCCAGCGGGTGGACCGCTTCATCGCTAATTCCTCCTTCGTCGCCGAGCGCATCCGCCGCTACTACCGTCGCCAGGCGGAGGTGCTGCCGCCGCCGGTGGACGTGGGCTTC from Acidobacteriota bacterium includes the following:
- a CDS encoding glycosyltransferase family 1 protein is translated as MSYTIGIDARKVLDFGIGTYIRHLVFALAEIDSENQYILFSGAQRQEVWKGLPENFRVVTTRSPVYSVRELFSLSWRMFRLDLDLYHSTHYVLPAINPCRIVVTIHDIIHLLYPEYLPNRLAFFYAQQMIRRSLTRGDRILAVSQNTRTDLMEYFRVSGRKIQVVYNGVDDSFREKVPDDELERSLRNLGIRRPYLLFVGNPKPHKNLDNVIKAYAQALKIHDFDAPLVCVGDRGDREFKIRQRAEHLGIGDRIQLLGHVAQEALPAIYQGASLFLYPTLYEGFGLPVVEAMASGLAVITSDNSSLKEVAEGYAHLVNPLDVQGIAEAIAHCMADDEHRAALAKLGLRRSKDFRWRRTAEKTLEAYMSVLHGADRSGERSGKRRSGDGG
- a CDS encoding glycosyltransferase, producing the protein MTPPPPQEELSRKEPSQKVGATSANDPANPRRVALIHDWLTGMRGGEKVLEAMADLFPDAPIFTLFHFPGSVSEALESHPIHTSFLQRAPGLRRHYRRFLPFFPAAVEDLDLAGYDLVLSSSHCVAKGVVAPPGSQHVCYCHTPMRYAWDQERAYFPRRRGLTARLRGQILSRLRNWDVGSSQRVDRFIANSSFVAERIRRYYRRQAEVLPPPVDVGFFTPGEGRQGTDRDDDYALVVSALAPYKRVDLAIQACEARGLELRVVGNGPERQRLQSLSKGGTRFLGRVDDQQLRELYRGARFFLQPGIEDFGIAAVEALACGTPVVAVGRGGVLDIVDSGVHGVLYEEWDSIDSIQQAIDMAREIRFNILDLRQRAESFSTSRFTERLRQYLGVGSPPTTPRRQAPAGLGNRHP